From Pan paniscus chromosome 6, NHGRI_mPanPan1-v2.0_pri, whole genome shotgun sequence, one genomic window encodes:
- the LOC100989231 gene encoding hyaluronidase-4-like, which yields MCNPWVAWLGVLPLFILLTQAALKPAMPPVIKSQPFNIFWAAPTMYCMPFFNVAINLQVFNIISNPLETQSGSKIAIFYPNELGYYPYLSQDGKSFNGGIPQNVSLSEHLRKTADDIGEGVPWWRSEELVVIDWESWKPQWDRNRGSRIIYKNHSLAFTRNHHPYWSEMKVETVAQEEFENAGKNFMNITLTLALEMRPKCLWGFYLYPDCYNYDYRINPEMYTGNCPKDEVLRNDQLLWLWEKSAALYPSIHLDKILKSSLNALKFVHYRVREAMRVAEMARHDYVLPVFIFSRPFYLHHTEALSQEDLVHTIGESAALGAAGVILWGGYEYSASKENCLSVQQSVRGPLGHYAVNVTSAAKLCSQSLCNNHGRCIRKTPESSFYLHMPESSGKKYVLNKSFRFIISENNKQKTITDMKNGFVCHCYYGWHGPSCYDHSSDLLRVMNKAPTVSFNLLVFLSMASSVILLKKILALTTMPIFP from the exons ATGTGTAACCCATGGGTGGCGTGGTTAGGAGTGCTACCACTCTTTATCCTATTAACTCAGGCAGCCCTCAAACCAGCAATGCCTCCGGTGATCAAGAGCCAGCCTTTCAACATTTTCTGGGCAGCCCCAACAATGTATTGTATGCCTTTCTTCAACGTGGCTATAAATCTTCAAGTATTTAACATTATATCAAATCCTTTAGAGACTCAGAGTGGGTCAAAAATCGCCATATTTTATCCAAATGAATTAGGGTATTACCCTTACTTATCTCAAGATGGAAAATCCTTTAATGGAGGAATACCGCAGAATGTGAGCCTTTCTGAACACCTTAGGAAAACTGCTGATGACATTGGAGAAGGTGTCCCTTGGTGGAGATCAGAAGAACTTGTTGTTATTGACTGGGAAAGTTGGAAACCCCAATGGGATAGAAATCGGGGCAGcagaataatatataaaaaccaCTCTTTAGCCTTCACTAGAAACCATCATCCTTATTggtcagaaatgaaagtggaaaCAGTTGCCCAAGAGGAATTTGAAAATGCTGGAAAAAATTTCATGAACATTACTCTCACATTGGCTTTAGAAATGAGACCAAAATGTTTATGGGGCTTTTATCTCTATCCAGACTGCTACAATTATGATTACAGAATAAATCCAGAGATGTACACAGGTAATTGTCCAAAGGATGAAGTTCTCCGCAATGACCAACTCCTGTGGCTGTGGGAAAAAAGCGCAGCACTTTATCCTTCAATACATTTGGATAAAATACTGAAGTCAAGCTTAAATGCTTTGAAATTTGTTCACTATCGAGTTAGAGAAGCCATGAGGGTTGCTGAAATGGCTAGACATGACTATGTTttgccagtttttattttttccagaccATTTTATTTGCATCATACTGAAGCTCTGTCACAG GAGGACTTAGTGCATACAATTGGCGAAAGTGCCGCATTGGGGGCAGCAGGAGTAATATTGTGGGGAGGATATGAATATTCTGCTTCAAAG GAGAACTGCTTATCTGTGCAGCAATCTGTCCGAGGGCCTTTGGGCCATTATGCTGTGAATGTGACATCTGCAGCCAAGCTCTGCAGTCAGAGTCTATGTAACAATCATGGAAGATGTATTCGAAAAACACCTGAGTCCTCCTTCTATCTGCATATGCCTGAAAGCAGTGGTAAGAAATATGTTCTAAACAAGAGTTTCAGATTCatcatttctgaaaataataaacagaagACAATAACAGACATGAAGAATGGATTTGTGTGTCACTGCTATTACGGCTGGCATGGACCGTCTTGTTACGATCACTCTTCAGATCTCCTAAGAGTGATGAATAAGGCTCCTACTGTTAGCTTCAATTTATTAGTTTTTCTCAGTATGGCTTCTTCTGTGAttctgctaaaaaaaattttagcccTTACTACAATGCCAATTTTTCCTTGA